The following coding sequences lie in one Eremothecium sinecaudum strain ATCC 58844 chromosome IV, complete sequence genomic window:
- the KAP123 gene encoding karyopherin KAP123 (Syntenic homolog of Ashbya gossypii AGL298C; Syntenic homolog of Saccharomyces cerevisiae YER110C (KAP123)): MDRNFLTQLEQTLAGILNPNSTSLKETTKILQNEFYTQPTALPGLIHILQNSSEDGLRQLAGVEARKLVPKFWSKLDNSMRSEIKNSLLRTAFTENKDIIRHSSARVVAAIGSEELSENQWPELVPSLIQGAADENAKTRETAVFVLLSVLESFNEGLFQYINQFLSLFAQTMNDPASLETRSLSVQALNHVSALIEEQETIEPEQAAQFCSLIPSVVNVLEAAIKSGDTVNTKLIFNCLNDFLLLDSQLTGNAVTDLVKLALQISVNKDLDEDIRVFAVQFVISAVSYRKSKLQQAKLAPEITRTALKVASDEIDVDEELNNENEAGENEENTPSLSAMRLIAFASTEFPPSQVAAPIIELLPAMLSSANPFERRAILLAISVAVTGSPDYILSQLDKIIPATISGMKDPEPIVQLAAFKAVTQLTTELQDEVAKFHEEYLPLIISVIDSSKHIVIYRYATSALDGLLEFIAYEAIAKYLDPLMNKLFQMLESQTSSKLISAIVSAIGSAAFAAGSNFIPYFKTSIQYLEPYIRNCSQIEGMSDDDIELRALTFENISTMGRAVRCTTFAEVAEPLVNSAYEAIKTDSARLRESGYAFIANMAKVYGKDFAPFLDTIMPEIFKTLQQEEYQFNFDGDAEDLADFADDADENDLQNKFTVNTGISYEKEVAAAALSELTLACKEDFLKFVEPTLKVLKEQVEESYGLKETAMHTIWNVVKALLLTTNVNESNYPRGIPATSYVDGSILSVIQTSRAIALDNLSEEFENSMVITVFETMAEMIKKFGPIIIMDNGDSSYLEKLCIEVLRVLKGDHPCQTIDYEDDVPKDEDMDASETEATLLDVALEVLVSLSHALGESYPKVFDNFKPIVLGLFDVKSKNKRSAAVGAASEIACGLKEHNPYVQEFLEALIIRLNSDKSLEVRGNAAYGVGLLIRYAQFDVSAVYEPVLKAMYELLSTADQKMLAAEDDEATKEIMDRAFANATGCVARMALKHQNLVPLEHTIPALLSHLPLKTGYEEYDPIFEFIISLYLSKNPLIINETPRVVELFAAVFTKDNERIQLEKESTLGREENMDKLRQFQTEEMKHKVVELLKFLNQSYNGVVSQNPVLAAVVA, translated from the coding sequence ATGGATCGCAATTTTTTGACTCAATTAGAGCAAACTTTAGCCGGGATTTTGAATCCCAATTCTACATCTTTGAAGGAAACTACAAAGATATTACAAAATGAATTCTACACACAGCCAACGGCGTTGCCTGGTTTAATTCATATTTTGCAGAACTCCTCAGAAGATGGATTGAGGCAGTTGGCCGGTGTTGAAGCTAGGAAGCTTGTTCCAAAATTTTGGAGCAAGTTGGATAATTCTATGAGGTCTGAGATTAAAAATTCTTTATTAAGGACTGCATTTACTGAGAATAAAGACATCATTCGTCACTCTAGTGCTAGAGTCGTTGCTGCTATTGGTTCTGAAGAGCTTTCTGAGAACCAATGGCCCGAACTGGTGCCAAGTTTGATTCAAGGTGCAGCTGATGAGAACGCCAAGACCAGAGAGACTGCCGTGTTTGTTTTGCTCTCTGTACTTGAATCTTTCAATGAAGGCTTGTTCCAATATATCAACCAATTTCTCAGCCTGTTTGCGCAGACTATGAATGATCCAGCCTCTCTAGAGACTAGATCTTTGTCCGTGCAAGCTTTAAATCACGTTTCTGCGTTGATTGAAGAGCAAGAAACCATCGAGCCCGAACAAGCAGCACAGTTTTGCTCTTTGATTCCTTCTGTGGTTAATGTTTTAGAGGCTGCCATTAAGAGTGGTGATACAGTTAACACAAAGCTTATATTTAACTGCTTAAACGATTTCCTTTTGCTGGATTCTCAACTTACGGGTAACGCAGTTACTGACTTGGTCAAGTTAGCTTTACAAATTTCCGTCAACAAGGATTTAGATGAAGACATTAGAGTCTTCGCCGTTCAATTTGTGATTTCAGCAGTTTCTTACAGAAAGTCTAAGTTACAGCAAGCAAAACTTGCTCCTGAAATTACACGTACCGCTTTGAAGGTGGCTTCAGATGAGATCGATGTCGATGAAGAGTTAAACAACGAAAATGAGGCCGGTGAAAATGAAGAAAACACTCCAAGCTTGTCTGCCATGAGATTAATTGCTTTCGCTTCTACCGAGTTTCCTCCTTCCCAAGTTGCTGCCCCAATTATCGAACTCCTACCAGCAATGTTGTCTTCTGCTAACCCATTCGAAAGACGTGCTATTCTTTTGGCTATTTCTGTTGCTGTCACTGGATCCCCTGACTACATTTTGTCTCAGTTGGATAAGATCATTCCTGCTACTATTTCAGGTATGAAGGACCCTGAACCAATTGTGCAGTTGGCTGCGTTTAAGGCGGTTACTCAGTTGACTACTGAACTACAGGATGAGGTTGCGAAGTTCCACGAAGAGTACTTGCCATTGATTATTAGTGTCATTGACAGCTCCAAGCACATTGTTATCTACAGATATGCTACCTCTGCTTTGGATGGTTTACTGGAATTCATTGCTTACGAAGCTATTGCAAAGTATCTAGATCCATTGATGAACAAATTGTTCCAAATGTTAGAATCTCAAACTTCTTCCAAGTTGATCTCCGCCATTGTTTCCGCTATTGGTTCTGCTGCCTTTGCCGCTGGTTCGAACTTCATTCCATACTTTAAGACATCTATTCAATATTTGGAACCTTATATCAGGAACTGTTCCCAGATCGAGGGCATGTCAGATGATGACATTGAGTTGAGAGCTTTGACCTTTGAGAACATTTCTACCATGGGTAGAGCGGTAAGATGTACTACATTTGCCGAAGTTGCAGAGCCATTGGTTAACTCTGCTTACGAAGCCATCAAGACTGATTCAGCGAGATTGAGAGAATCCGGTTACGCTTTCATCGCCAATATGGCTAAAGTCTATGGTAAGGATTTTGCGCCATTTTTGGACACAATCATGCCAGAAATCTTTAAGACCCTACAGCAGGAGGAATACCAGTTCAACTTTGATGGTGACGCTGAAGACTTAGCCGATTTCGCAGACGATGCAGATGAGAACGACTTACAAAACAAATTCACTGTTAACACCGGTATATCTTACGAAAAAGaagttgctgctgctgctttGTCAGAATTAACCTTGGCTTGTAAGGAGGACTTCTTGAAGTTTGTTGAACCAACGTTAAAGGTGTTGAAGGAGCAAGTTGAGGAATCTTACGGTTTGAAGGAAACTGCAATGCATACTATTTGGAATGTCGTTAAAGCTCTTCTGCTGACTACCAACGTCAACGAAAGTAACTACCCAAGAGGTATCCCAGCCACATCTTACGTCGATGGTAGCATTTTGTCTGTTATCCAAACTTCAAGAGCTATTGCTTTGGACAATTTGAGTGAAGAGTTCGAAAATTCCATGGTTATTACCGTTTTCGAGACCATGGCTGAGATGATCAAAAAGTTTGGTCCTATCATTATTATGGATAACGGTGACTCAAGCTACTTAGAAAAGCTATGCATAGAAGTTCTAAGGGTCTTGAAGGGAGACCATCCTTGTCAAACTATTGACTACGAGGATGATGTTCCAAAGGATGAGGACATGGACGCATCTGAAACCGAAGCCACTCTATTGGACGTAGCCTTGGAAGTGCTTGTTTCATTATCACATGCTTTGGGTGAGAGTTATCCAAAGGTATTCGACAACTTTAAGCCAATCGTTTTGGGTCTATTTGATGTTAAGTCAAAGAACAAGAGATCTGCTGCTGTCGGCGCTGCCTCTGAAATCGCATGTGGCTTGAAGGAACACAACCCTTATGTCCAGGAGTTCTTAGAAGCTTTGATCATTAGATTGAATTCTGATAAGTCATTGGAAGTTAGAGGTAATGCTGCCTATGGTGTCGGTCTATTAATTAGATATGCTCAATTTGACGTTTCTGCAGTATATGAGCCTGTGTTGAAGGCCATGTATGAACTTTTGAGCACTGCGGATCAAAAGATGCTAGCGGCCGAAGACGATGAGGCAACTAAGGAAATAATGGACAGAGCATTTGCGAATGCTACTGGTTGTGTTGCAAGAATGGCATTGAAGCATCAAAACTTAGTTCCTTTGGAACATACCATTCCAGCCTTGTTGAGCCATCTACCATTAAAGACTGGTTACGAGGAGTACGATCCAATCTTTGAGTTTATCATTAGCTTATACCTATCCAAGAATCCTTTGATAATTAATGAAACTCCTAGAGTTGTTGAACTCTTCGCTGCTGTTTTTACCAAGGACAACGAAAGAATTCAACTAGAGAAAGAATCTACTCTTGGTAGAGAGGAAAATATGGATAAGTTGAGGCAATTCCAAACTGAAGAAATGAAACATAAGGTTGTTGAATTATTGAAATTCTTGAATCAGTCGTATAATGGTGTTGTATCTCAGAACCCAGTTTTGGCTGCTGTTGTCGCATAA